CGGTGGTGGGGCAGCATCGGCCTGGCCCTGCTGGCGGGCGCGCGGCTCGCCGGGCGGCTGGGCGGCGTGCTGCGCGATGGCGGGACGGACCTCGGCCTGCCCGGCCCGATCTGGACGTTGCGACTGCTGCTGCTGGCGGGCATCGTCGTCTTCGCCCTGCGGGCCCGGCCACGGGCCACCGCGGCGACGCCGGGCTGAACCGCCCGCGGCGCGCCCGGAGGGCCCGCGGGCCAGTGATCGATGATCCTGCGTCGGGCCCGCCGCGCCCAGGTGCATCGATTGCCGGCCCGCGCGCCCGCCCGTAGGTTGGCGGGAGCCGTCCGCACCCCACGCCCACGCCGGGAGCTGCTCGATGCGTATCCACTCCGCACTGGTCCTGGCGGCCGCCGCCACCAGGCTGCGCCCTCTCGCCGGTGATGCCACCGATCAGCCGGAGCTACGTGCAGCCGGGCGGCGCGCCGGCCACTGCGGCCCCCGCGAGTGAGTTGGCGACGTCGCCGATCGTGCGGGAATACGACCCGGGGGAGAATGTCACGCGGGTGTCCGTGACCACGCACCGGGGCCAGTACTTCCTGTGGGCGCAGAAGCCGCGGCTCACCTTCTTCTTTGTGCACGCGGGCCAGGCGCCCACCACGCGACCGGAAGTCATGTACCTGGTGTTCCGCACCCAGACGCCGCAGGCGGTGCTCGACAACCACCTGCAGCTCACCTGTGACGGCGCCACGCGCATGGCCGACGGGCTGCCGACCTCACGGGTGGTGCCCGGCATCCTCGCCTCGAGCCACTACCTCACGTTCGAGATCCCGCTCGCGACCTACCTGGCGCTGGGCCGGTGCGGCACGGCGGAGGTGCAGGTGGGCGGCGTGCGGGCGCCCTTCGGCGCCGACCAGGTGGCGCTGCTCGGGCTGCTGGCGCGGGAACTGCCCACCGTGACGCCATGAGCCCGGCCGGTCGGCTCTGCGCGCCCGCGCTCGCCGCGTGCCTCCTCCTGCCCGTCAGCCTCACGGCGCAGGCGGCCACGGTGATCCTCGTCCGCCACGCCGAGAAGGCGGCGCCGTCCGGCGACCCGCCCCTCTCCGCCCCGGGCCAGGCCCGCGCCGCGGCGCTGGGCGCGGCCCTGGTGGACTTCCCGGTCACCACGATCATCACCTCGGAGTACCGCCGGACCCGCGAGACGGCCGCTCCGCTGGCCACCGCGCGGGGGCTGGTACCGGTGGTCGTGGCCGCGCGGAGTGGCGCCGACAGCAACGCCGCGGCGGTGGCGCGGGCCCTCGGCGCGGTGCCGGCGGGCACCGCGGCGCTCGTGGTGGGGCACAGCAACACGCTCGGGCCGATCATCGCGGCGCTGGGTGGCCCCGTCCTCCCCGACCCCTGTGACGGGGAGTACGCGACGCTCTTTGTCCTGGAGCTCCCGCCTGACGGGGCGCCACGCCTGCTGCGGGCCCGGTACGGCGCCCCCGATCCGCCGGGCGCCGGCGACTGCCACCCGGCCCCGCCCTCCTGATGGCCGCGGGCCGCGGACGCGATCCCAGCGCCGACGGGTACGCGGGGTTAGCTTTCCGGTGTTCCCGCCCGATCCGCTGCTGGCGTCGCGTTGCCAACTCCGGTGCAGGATTCCCCCGCCGGAGAGGCTGATTCATGTCCGCCTTCAAGTCGCAGCAACGTCACCTGACGATCGGTGGCCGCAGCTTCCATTTCGTGTCGTACGAGGGCGTGCCGGCCAACCCCAAGCGGGACATCGCGGCCACCCCGCCGATGTGGTACGCCATGGTTGGCGGCCGGCGGTGGCCGGTCTCTCCCTGCGACCCGAACCTCACCACCGACCAGGTCGATGCGGCGCTCCTGTTGTGGGCCGAGGAGAACGCGGTGAGCCCGCCCGGCGCGACGGCGACCGCCACGCCGCCGCGCAGTGTCCCCCGGAACAAGGGCAACGAGAACTGGTGGGGGACCAACTGACCCCCAGGCCGGGACCCCGGTCCCGGCTCCTGCTGGCTTCCTGACCGGAGCCCCACATGACCACGACACGGGTACGTCCCCTCCTCTATCTCGGCATCGGGATGGTGTGGCTGATCACGGCCATCGTCCTCGGCGCCACGGGCCAGGTCGCGCGGCTCCGCCCACCCGTCCCCCAGCTGGTGCTCGGAGGCCTGACCGCACTGCTCATCCTGGCGGGGACCCTGCTGCCCGGGTTCCGGGTCTGGATCGCGGGGCTCAACCTGCGGCAGATCGTGGCCCTGCACCTCACGCGGTTCGTCGGGATCTACTTCCTGGTGCTGTACGGACGGGGAGAGCTGCCGTTCGCCTTCGCGGTCCCGGGGGGCTGGGGTGATATCGCCGTGGCGACGGGCGCCCTCGGCCTGGTGCTCCTGGTCCCCGACCTGGCCGCCCGGCGGGCCTGGCTGAGCGCCTGGAACTGGCTCGGCCTCGCCGACCTGCTGCTGGTCGTCGCCACGGCAAGCTGGATCGCCATGACCGACTTCCCATCCATGGCCCCGCTGCTCCGGCTCCCGCTCAGCCTGCTCCCGACCTTTCTGGTGCCGCTCCTCCTGGCCACCCATCTCCTGCTCCTGCGCCGGCTCCGGGCCGGGTAGCGCGCCGGAACGGGTGCGCGCGGTCATGGTCGATGTCGACCGCTGGCCCGAGTGGACGGAATCCATCCGCCGGGGACAGCGCCTGGACGATGGCCCGCTCGCGGTCGGGGCGCGGGCGCGGGTGTTCCAGCCCGGGCTCCCCCCGGCGGTGTGGGAGGTGACGGCCCTGTCGGAGGGGTGCCGGCCTGGCTGACCCGGGGGGTCAACGATCGGGACATCGGGATGGAGGCCGCGGGGCTCAAGCGGCGGTGTGAGGCCACCTGACCCGGGTCCCCCCCCCGGGGGGGGGCCCACCCCGTCCGCCGGGCGGTCCAACCGGCTATCTTTCCGTACGCAGCCGCTCCATCGCCTTCGGTGCCGGACCGAAAGGTGGCTCACCCGTTCGAGGACTCCATGACTGCATCAGACTCGACCACGAAGCGCCGACGTGCCGCCCAGTTCGCCGTGCGCCCCGGCCCCGCCCCCGCGGCGGGTGTGCTGGACGTCACCTGGGCAAGCCCGTTTGACCAGTCGTGCTTCGTGGTCTCGGTGCCTGAGGTGAAGGCCAAGGCCCGCAAGCCGGTCGATGAGCTGATGAAGGAGCTCACCGCCGAGACGGGCTGCACCGAGGAAGAGATCCTGGCCCACGGCCGGAAGGTGCGCGCCCTGCTGTTCTTTGCCGAGGAGCGCCTGGCCCGGGAAGGGGTCCTGGCCACCCTGGAACCCAAGCAGAAGGTGCCGTTCGAGCTCAAGCCCGTCACGCCCGCCTTCTAGCGGCGAGCGGGACCCACCGGGGGGGCCGCGCTGAAACGCGCGGCCCCCTCTGCGCGTTATCGGGGGCGGCCCGGAATCCCCTCACCACCCAGGGAGGCGTCCCATGGAAGCCCACCTCGACCGGCTGCACGCCCGCGTGCGCGGCTGGTTCCCGCTGCAGCGCCTCGCGATCCTCTCCCGCATCCTGCTGGCCCTGGCCTTCGTGCCGACCGCGCTGGTGAAGGTGCAGGGGTTGCCCTTCACGGTCATGGGCACGGACACCCCGGTGGGCTACTTCTTTGATGCGATGCACCGGACCGGTGGGTACTGGCGGTTCATCGGCTGGGCGCAGCTGGTGGCGGGGGCGCTGCTGCTCGTCCCGCGCACCGCGCTGGTGGGGGCCATCCTGTTCTTTCCGATCGTCCTCAACATCTTCGTCATCACCGTCGCGCTCGAGTTCAAGGGCACCCCATGGATTACCGGCCCGATGGTGCTCGCCGCCCTCTTCCTGCTCTGCTGGGACTATCACCGGCTCAAGGCCATCGTCTTCCCTGCCGCACGTGCCGTCCCGCCAGTGCCGGCGCCGGTCCCGGTGGCGCGGCTGGAGCTGGCCGGGTACGTGATCGTGACCGCCGCTGGTCTCGTGGTCCTGGCGGCCACCCGGAGCCTGGTCCCACACGGGGTGACGCTGCCGGGGCTTCTGGCCGGCGCGGCTGGCGGGGTCATGGTCCTCGCGGGGTGGCTGGCGGCGCTGCGCCGTCCGGCGCCAGCGCCAGCCGCAGGATGACGATGTCCGCCAGCGCGGCGGGGTCGATCGGGGTGCCATCGCCGCGGAAGGCGCGGGATTGGGTGTTGGCAATGTAGAGGAAGCTGTCGCCATCGAGCGCCCCCGTCGTCATCCCGTTGAACAGCGGATGGTAGCGTTCGAGCACCTCGGCCTCGACAATGCGATCGCCCGGCGCATCGAGCCTGAGCCGCACGACCCGCCCCGGATGGATCCCGTTCTGGATGCCCACCAGCCCGCCCCGGTACCAGTAGAGCCCGTCGAAGCTGCCGGTCGGGAAGCCCGGCGGGGCGGGCAGCGTCCGGACGACCCGGGACGCGAGGTCGACCCGGTGGATATCGTGCCACCCGGCCACGTAGAGTGTCCGGCCGTCGGGGCCAGCGACGAGGCCGTTGGCCTCGGGGATGGTGCCTGGAGGCAGGAACTCCTCCATGCGGGGGCGATCGGGGCGGAGGCACCAGAGGGAGCCGTCGGACGTGCCGGTGGCGCACGCCATGCCGTCCGGGAGCACGGCGACGTCATTGAGCGCCCCGGTCGGGGGACCCGGATAGCGCGCGAGCAGGCGGCCATCATCGAGGGAGTACCGGTGCAGCGCGGCGCCGCCCAGCGCAGGATCCGCGAAGGCCCGGGGATCGTCGACCACCGCCCAGAGCTGCCGGCGCAGCGGGTCCACCCGAAGCCCCACGACCACCCGGCGCACCCCGGGCTCGGTCGCCGCGGCGAAATCCGTCACGCTGCCGTCCGGGTCGACCCGCACGATCTTCCCCTTGAAGCTCCCCGCGAACAGCGCCCGCGAGCAGGGATCGAAGGCGATGCCCTCCGGCTGCAGGTCCCGTTCGGGAATGACGAATGCCGGCGCGCCGTGGACCAGCGGCGGGTGGGCCGCGCGGATGTCGGCGACAATCCGGCGAAAGGTGGCGTCGGCATGCAGGAAGAAGAACCCGCGGTAGAACCCGGGATCCAGGCCACCAGGCGCCCGGCTCATTTCCATGAGCGCGGCCAGGGCCTCGGCGCGGTGCCCCGCCGCGGCATGGGCCGCGGCCAGGTTGAAGAGGACCACGGCGTCCTGCGGATCCCGTGCGTGGAGCCCCTCCAGGCGGACCAGGTCGGCGTCCTGGGCTGGCAGGGAGCCGGGCGCGAAGGCAAGCAGGGGCAGCAGGACGGCGGGCAGTCGCCGCAGGCGTGGCACGGGCAGGCTCCGGGGGGTGAGGGCGCCTCCCCTACGGAACGACCCCGGGGGTGGTTGCGCGGATGCCAGCGCCGTAGGTTCGAAGGGCGCAAGCGGTGTCCACCACTTTCCCACCTGGGGGCGATGTGCGCGCTTCGATCGCGCGGGTGAGCATCAAGGGGCGGGTGCCCGGCGAGGTGGGCCTCCCCAAGGCCGCCGTGCCGGTGCTCTCGGTTTCCCCGGCCGGGGCGGCGGGCGACTACAATCGCTACCGGATGGAGTCCCTCGCCGGCGATCCCGACCAGGCGCTGCTGCTCGTCACGGAAGACCTGCTCGCCACGCTCAATGCCGCCGGCTGGCCGGTGGCCCCCGGTGACCTCGGGGAGAACGTGACCCTGCGCGGCCTCGCGGAGTCGGCGCTGCGAGCGGGCGTGCGGCTCGAGGCCGATGCGGTGCGGCTCGAGGTGACCAAGGCCTGCGTGCCCTGCCGCGAGCTCTACACCCTGCCGTATGTCGGCACGGAGCGGGGGCCGGCCTTCCTGAAGGCCGCCACGGGGCGCCGCGGCTGGTACGCGCGCGTGCTGGCCGGTGGGGAGCTCCGGCCCGGCGACCCGGTCCGCCTGGCGGACGCCTGACACTGTCCCCGGGGGCGCCGCCGGCGCCGCCGGTCGTTCCATCCCCCGCACCGAGGTCCGCATGGCCGACGCGGCACCGCAGTCGTTCCAGCAGCACAAGCGCTACGTCCCGGGGTTCCACGGCGTCTCGTTCGCCCTGGTGCTCCTCACCTGCCTCCTGGCCCTGGCGCAGCTGATCCGGGCGCCGGGCCTCGGCACCCTGGGCGCCCTGACCGGGTCGCTCGCCCTGCTGGCCCTCTTCTGGTATGTCCGGTTCTTTCCGCTCGGCGTGCAGGACCGGGTGATCTGCCTCGAGGAGCAGCTGCGGATGGCCCGCCTGCTGCCGGCGGACCTGGCCGCCCGCGCGGCAACGCTCCGGCCCGGCCAGCTGATCGCGCTGCGCTTCGCCTCGGACGCGGAGCTGCCGGCGCTGGTGCGCCGGGTGCTCGACGAGAAGGTCGCCGGGCGCGAGGAGATCAAGGCCATGGTGACCCAGTGGCGCGCCGACACCCGGCGGATCTGAGCCACCGCGTGAGACCGCAGGCCCCGGTTCCTGGCGTCGCTCCACCGCCCGCGGCCGGGCCCGCCTCACCCTGGAGGTAGCGCTCGCCGACGGGACCGGCCCGGCCGCCAGCTTCACGGGCCGCTACGTGGCCATGGCCCGGCCCCGCATGGCCGAACGCCGCCCAGTGGAGTAGGTTGCGACACCGGCCCGCGAGGGCCGACGACGTCCCCCGCCATCCCCGGGCCGCCATGTCCGTACCACCCCGCACCTCCCCACCTCCCCAGCCGCGACCGCTGACGCCCGCGGAAGTGCACGCCATCGAGCGGGCGGAGCTGGAGGCATGGGGCGACATGTACCGGGCGCTGCCCCCGGCCTTCACCCGTGAATTCCGTCCCGAGCTGCGTGAGCAGGGGGACGTGGCCTACACCCGCTGCCGGGCCATCCCGTTCGTGCACTTCAACTCGGTGCTCAACCTGGGCCTCGGCGCGCCCGCCACCGAGGAGATGCTGGATGCCCTGCTCGCCGCGTACGAGGCGGTGGGCATTGCCCGGGTCACGGTGCTCACCCTGCCCTACTCGGAGCCGGCCGGACTCCCCGGCTGGCTCACCGCGCGCGGCTTCACGGAACGGCCAGGCTGGGACCGGGTGTTCCGGACGGCCCCGCTCGCGGGGCACGCCGTGGAGGACGCCGAGGTGGCGTTCGTGGACAGCCGGATGGCCCCGCGGTGGACGCGGTTCCTGGACCGCTGGTATGGCCTGCCCACCGCGCCCTGGCTGCAGGAGCTGGTGGGCCGCGACGGGTGGCACCACGCCGTCCTGGTGCAGCAGGACGAGATCCGGGCGGCGCGCAGCATGTACCTCGGCCCGCAGCGCACGGCCTGGCTGGGCATCGAGGCGCCGGTGCCCGGCGTGATGGCGCCGGGGTTCGCCGACGATGACCGCCTGGTGCGGGCGCTGCTCGGGCTGGCGGCGCGGCGCGAGACGCAGCTGGCGGTGGCGGACCTGGCGGCGGTGCAGCCCGGCCGCAGCGGCCCGGCCTACGACCACTGGGAGGCGCTCGGGTTCACGGTCGGGTACCGCCGCGCCCACTACGTGCGCGAGCGGGCCGCGTCAGGACAAGCCGGGCGGGACCCGTAGCCCATCAGGCCGGGGCGGCTTATGCTATCAGCATGTCCCTCCCCACCCCGACGAGCCTCCTCGACGAACTGGGCCAGGTGCGCGAGCACTGGGCCCCGCGGGTCGTGGCCGCGCTCAATGGTCAGTACCTCAAGGTCGTGAAGGTCCAGGGCGAGTTCGTCTGGCACCAGCACGAGGCCGAGGACGAACTCTTCCTCATCATCAAGGGCTCGCTCCGCATCCAGTTCGGCGAGGGCGACGTGGTGCTGCGCGAGGGGGAGTGCCTGGTGGTACCGCGCGGGGTGCGGCATCGCCCGGTGGCGCTCGAGGAGTGCTGGCTCGCGCTGTTCGAGCCGGCGCAGACGGCGCACACCGGGGAGGTCCAGACGGACCGGACCCGCAGCGTGGCGGAGCAGACCGCGCACCTCCCCACCCCGTGACGTCACCGGTGGTGGCCTGGAGCGAGCTGCAGGCGGACCACGCCGCCTCCCTCGCGGCGTTTCATGCCGCCGCCGCACGGTGGACGCCCGAAGCCTGGGAGGCCCCGCTGGGCCCCGGGAAGTGGACGCCGGCCCA
The Gemmatimonadota bacterium DNA segment above includes these coding regions:
- a CDS encoding cupin domain-containing protein; amino-acid sequence: MSLPTPTSLLDELGQVREHWAPRVVAALNGQYLKVVKVQGEFVWHQHEAEDELFLIIKGSLRIQFGEGDVVLREGECLVVPRGVRHRPVALEECWLALFEPAQTAHTGEVQTDRTRSVAEQTAHLPTP
- a CDS encoding histidine phosphatase family protein; this encodes MSPAGRLCAPALAACLLLPVSLTAQAATVILVRHAEKAAPSGDPPLSAPGQARAAALGAALVDFPVTTIITSEYRRTRETAAPLATARGLVPVVVAARSGADSNAAAVARALGAVPAGTAALVVGHSNTLGPIIAALGGPVLPDPCDGEYATLFVLELPPDGAPRLLRARYGAPDPPGAGDCHPAPPS
- a CDS encoding MOSC domain-containing protein, encoding MRASIARVSIKGRVPGEVGLPKAAVPVLSVSPAGAAGDYNRYRMESLAGDPDQALLLVTEDLLATLNAAGWPVAPGDLGENVTLRGLAESALRAGVRLEADAVRLEVTKACVPCRELYTLPYVGTERGPAFLKAATGRRGWYARVLAGGELRPGDPVRLADA